The DNA region TGAGGGTAAGGAGCAGGGGGATGGAGGGTGTGCCGACTGAGACGAGCGCGCCGAGCATCCGGGTCTGTGAGGCGGGGCGGGCTCTCTCCAGGCTCCGGAGGAGGGTTGGGATGGCGCCGATACCCAGGTTGCAGAGAGCGCGTGCTGCCTCGGTGCGGCCGGCGGGGTCATCGCTGTCGAGGATCGCGATCAGACCGGGGTAATCCTTCGCCTGACGCAGACTTTCAACATCTGTCCTTAACCTGTCAAAGAGTGCCATGATATCTGGCTGGATATTCGTTTGTTCGGAGGAATGTTCGTCACCGCAACCAATAAAACTACTATTGCCGGCTCCTGTGAGAGACCGGTTCAGTGGCTCTCCGGGAGGAGCGGGTATGAATGTCCATAAAGCCAGGTCGCTCGTGGTGTGATGCCCAGGATCACCACGGCGCTGAGACGTCTTTTGCGTTTGCCCGGCCCTGTCTCATGCGTTTCAACCAGGAACGGTTTTCGCTGGATGGACCCCCACCTCCCGGCGCGCTACCGCGGCCTCCTTCCGCCCCCTGCAAGGGGGCGGGCAGTGCATGGCGATAGCACCGGATATACCGTGCACGGGGAGTGGAGGCAGGATCTTTGGAGGGGTGTCAGGTGAGACCGCGAAGAGACTGCCAGATCCCCAGAGACTGTATCCATGGGGAATCACCCCGTGGGGGTGGTGCTGACGGGGAGGGGGATGGAACATCCCCCGCCCCTGTCTCATGCATCTCCGATTGAACGGTGTTCATAGACTACCCCCGCCACCCGGCCGCTCACGCGGCCTCCTCCCGCCCCCTGCAAGGGGGCGGGCAGTGTGGGGCGATTGGCCCGATGGCCGTGCCAGGGGCGGAGAGAGGATCTTTCAGGAGTGTCAGGTGAGGCTGCGACGAGACTGCCAAATCCCGGGACACTGCATCGATGGAGAATCACCCCGCGGGGGTGGGGCTGACGGGGAGGGGATGGAACATCCCCTCCCCTGTCTCATGCGTCTCCCGTTGAACGGTGTTCATAGGCTACCCCCACCGCCCGGCCGCTCCGCGGCCTCCGCCCGCCCCCTCCCGAGGGGGCGGGCAGTGCATGGCGATTGACCGGATATACCGTGCACGGGGGAGAGGAGACGGGATTTCGGCAGGGTTTTCACGTTGACGGCAGAGAGGTTGTCTACCCCCTGGCACTGTATCGATGAGGAATCGCCCCCTGGGGAGGGGCTGACGGGGAGGGGGATGTTTCCATCCCCCGCCCCTGTCTCATGCGTCTCCCGTTGAACGGTGTTCATAGGCTACCCCCACCGCCCGGCCGCTCCGCGGCCTCCGCCCGCCCCCTCCCGAGGGGGCGGGCAGTGCATGGCGATTGACCGGATATACCGTGCACGGGGGAGAGGAGACGGGATTTCGGCAGGGTTTTCACGTTGACGGCAGAGAGGTTGTCTACCCCCTGGCACTGTATCGATGAGGAATCGCCCCCTGGGGAGGGGCTGACGGGGAGGGGGATGGAACATCCCCCGCCCCTGTCTCATGCGTCTCCCGTTGAACGGTATTTATAGACTACCCCCACCGCCCGGCCCCAGATGGCCACTGTCTGAAACGAGGCCTGCAGCAACTGCACAACGGTCAGCGAGACGCCTGCGCTTACGCAACGCAACGGCACATCCCTACCCCCCGGGGGGCGCACCTTCTTACTCCCACAACCCCAACATACACTCATGATCACCGACCGCGAGAAAGCGGCGTTTGAAGCCGGGATCAAGCTCGGCGCCCTCTACCACCAGTTCGTCGGGACGCCGATCTCCCGCGAGACCGCTGATTCCGTTGAGACGGCCATCGAGCAGGCGGTCAGTCTCCAGCCCTGCGTGACGGATGTCCGCGTCCGGTTGAACCGCGAGATGATGGTCTCAAACCGGTTCGGCTACTCGGAACTTGCCGGGAGGATGCTCGATGCGGAGGTCACGACCCGGGTCGGGACGGCCGTCTGCCGCGCCCGGCTGCACCTCCAGGACGACTACCCCATGATGGAGATCGTAGAGACCCATGAAACTGCCCGCGATACCGATCACCGATGACCATATCCATATCGACCCGCTGAACGGCCGGGGGATCGAAGCCGCGAAGGACTTCCGCCGCAGCGGCGGGACACACATCTTCCTGGTCACAAAACCCTCATGGTCGTCTGGCATAGAGCCATCCTCGGGAGAGGACTACCGCGAGGTCTTCGAGAGAACCCTCCGGGTTGCTGACGATATCCGGGAGGTCGGGGTTGTGGTCTACCCCGTCCTTGGCGTCCACCCGGCAGAGATCAGCCGTCTTGCCGGGAGGATGGGGCTTGAGGAGGCCGCCGGCGTGATGATGGCCGGGCTCGACCTTGCCGCCGCCTACGTCCAGGAAGGGGCGGCCGTGGCGCTAAAGAGCGGCCGGCCCCACTACGAGGCTGCACCTGAGGTGCTTGCAGCCTCAAACGCCGTCCTCTACCACGCGCTTGAACTCGGCGCCGACTGCGGTTGCGCCGTCCAGCTCCACGCCGAGAGCGGGCCGTGCATCGACGTTCTCCCGATGGCTAAGCGGGCTGGTATCCCGGTCGAGCGGGTCGTCAAACACTTTGCAACCCCTGACACCCCGCTCGTGCCGTCCCTGATCGCGCGTCACGAGGGTATCCCGGCGCTCGCCCGTGCAGGGCTGCGGTTCAGCATGGAGAGCGATTACATGGACGAGAACGCCCGGCCCGGCGCTGTTGTCGGGCCAAAATCTGTCCCGCGGTTCACGCGGCGATACCTTGAGGAGGGGCTCATCACCGAGGAGGATGCCTGGCGGATACATGCCGGGACGCCGTCACGCACATACGGCGTCGAGATCTCGCTCCCCTGACCGGAACGGCGCACCTTTTTGAGATCTTCCGATCAAACAATCTACAATGTACTTAAAAGTGCACCGCATACCCGGCGCCGGCGAGGTGGTGGCCGCCTGCGACACCGACCTGATGGAGGTCACCCTGATGCACGGCGAGGTGGAGGTCCGCATCAGCGGCGGATTCTACGGCACACAGACCGCCACGGAGGATGAGGTGCGGGAGGCGCTTGCCGACGCCGATAACGCCAACATCATAGGCAAAGAGGTCGTTGCCCTGGCCGTCTCCATGGGGCTCATCGCCGAGAAGGACTGTATCATGATAGACGGCGTCCCCCACGCCCAGATATTCAGGATCTAAGGTATGACCACCGCCCAGACAAGCATCTGCCCCCGCTGCGGGAGACCGAGCGAAGATGGAGGGGTCTGCCCCGAGTGCCGGGCGGCAGATGTGCGGCTGCTCTCCTGCAAACCCTATGTGACCGCCGTCTACTGTCCGGTCTGCGGGTCGCAGAAACGCGGCAGCACCTGGTCAGACCTTGAGGTCTCGCGCGAAGACCTCATCGCTGAACTTGCCATATCGGCGGTGACCATCCATCAGGACGCAAGGGATGCCCTGGTCACCATCCAGTCTGAGGATCCAACCTCAAACAGGACAGCCTGCACCATCGAGGTGGAGGCGGTGCTCTACGGCGTCCCGGTGAGGGAGACCTGCAGAACGGAGATCCGCTGGCAGAAAGAGTCCTGCGACCGCTGCAGCCGCATCTCCGGCGGCTACTACGCCGGGATAGTCCAGGTGCGGGCAACCGACCGAAAGATCAACGCCTACGAACGTGAGGTCGCCACAAACATAGCGGAACAGGCGGAGGAGTCGCTCCAGCAGTCGGGCGACCGCCTCTCGTTCATATCGGACCTCGACGACAGAAAAGACGGTCTCGATATCACCGTCGGGACACAGCACCTCGGCCAGGAGATAGCAAAACAGGTCACGGGAGCGCTCGGCGGCCGGTTCACAACCCACCCGAAACTGATCGGGGAGAAGGACGGGAAGGGGCTGTACCGGGTCACGTACTCCATCCGTCTCCCCTACTACCAGAAGGGCGACGTGGTTGTATCGAAGGGCAGATACTACGAGGTGCGTGAGATCGAGGGGCAGCGGCTCAGGGTGTTTGACCTCCAGAACGGCACGCCGCTGACGCTCAGGACCGACGATGCAGAACGCCTCATAGGCAACGTCCGTGAGGCCAGGTCGGCTCTCGTCGTCTTCACCCAGCCCGGTCTCGTGGGGCTGATGGACCCGGAGACCTACGTGACTCGCGAGGTCAACCCGGTGCCCTGGACGACGCCGGTGGAGGGGGACTACATCCGGGTGCTCCGCGACGACGAAGACGATCGGCTGGTTATCGTGGGGTGATGGGTTGTGCGGGTGCGAAGGCTGCCGGCATCGGTTCTGCCGCGTATCGCGGGCGAGGCGTGGGTCGATCCCGACCGCCGGGCATACCTGCGTGACGGCGTCGCCTGCGTCCCGGTCAGGGATGGCTGCCCGGCGGATGAGGATCTCCCGGAAAGGAGTGTCTACCGCGGCCGGGGCTACCACCTCATCGGCGATGTCGCGGTCGTCCACGGCGACGCGCCTACAAAAGAGGAGATCGAGTCAATCGTGGCGCACCGCCACCCCCGCGGTGTCGTATGGGTGAAGGGCTGCACCGGTGCCATGCGGATCCCGGAGGCGGTGGTGGTCTACGGGAGCGCCGGGGAGGTGCGGCACCGGGAGCAGGGCTGCACATTCATCCTTGACCCTACACGGGTGATGTTTGCTCAGGGAAACCGCGTGGAGAAGGCAAGGATCGCCGCTCTTGTCCGGCCGGGGGAGCGCATCGCCGATATGTTTGCCGGGATCGGCTACTTCACCATCCCGGCGGCGCGCAGCGGTGCAAGCATCCATGCGATGGAGATAAACCCCGTAGCCTTTGACTACCTGAGGCGCAGCATCGCGGCAAACAGCGTCGCTGACCGGGTCACGCCGATGATGGGCGACTGCCGCGGCCTCCTCTCGGGGGTCTACGACCGCATACTGATGGGGCATTTCGAGGCGGCATCGTTCCTCCCCGACGCCCTCGCCCATGTCCGGCCGGGAAGCGTCATCCACGTCCACAGCATCGGGGACGCGACGGCGGTGATCCGGGAACGGCTGATGGAGGCCGGGCTATCGGCGACGATATCCTCGCGCCGGGTGAAGAAATACGGGCCGCACACATGGCATATGGTGCAGGATGTGAGGATAGAATGAAGACACTTTCAGGAAAGACCGTGGTGCTCGCCGTGACCGGAAGCATCGCGGCGGTCGAGACGGTGAAACTTGCCCACGCCCTGCGCCGCCGGGGGGCAGCGGTGCAGGCGGTAATGACGGAGGCCGCGAGAGGTATCATCCATCCCGACGCCCTGACCTACGCGACAGGGCGGCCGGCGATCACCCGGATCACCGGGCTGGTGGAGCATGTCCTCTACTGCGGCGAGGGCGGGGAGGCCGACCTCCTGCTGGTCGCACCCTGCACCGCAAACACGATCGGGAAGATCGCTGCCGGGGTCGATGACACCCCGGTCACAACGTTTGCCTCGACCGCGCTCGGCCGCGGGATGCCGGTGGTGGTCGTCCCGGCGATGCACGAGAGCATCTACCGCCATCCGGGGGTCGTGGAGAACCTTGAACGGCTCCGTTCATGGGGGATCGATCTCGTCGAGCCCCGGATCGAGGAGGGGAAGGCTAAGATCGCCGATACCGATACGATCGTGCTTCACGTCGAACGTGCCGTCTCCGGGAGACCGCTTGCAGGAAAGAGGGTGCTGATCACGAGCGGGGCGTGCGCTGAACCTCTCGACGATGTCCGGGTTCTGACGACCCGGTCGACCGGGCTGATGGGACGGGCGCTCGCTCTCGAGGCGTTCCGACTGGGAGCGGATGTTGCTGTTGTCCACGCGGGGTCGTTTCCATGCGTTCGAAACATCCGGGCGGCAACGGCCGCGGAGATGCGCCAGGCCGTCCTCTCGGTCTGCCGGGACGAGGGGGTCGATGTATATATCAGCGCAGCGGCGATATCGGATTATGCTCCCGAGAGACATGAGGGGAAGATCAGGGGCGGATCTCCGATGACGATCCGGCTGAACCCGCTCCCGAAGGTCATCGATGAGGTCATGCAGACCTGCCGCCCGGCGGTGACGGTGGCCTTCAAACTGGGCTGGGACGAGGAGGAGCGGGCGAGGGCGATGCTCGACGCCGGTGTGAGGATGGTTGTTCTGAACACCCCGGCAACGATGGGAGCAGCGGAGGGGTCGTTTGTGATCATGACTGCAGGGGGGTCGCGGAACGTGACCGGGAGCAAAGAGGAGGTCGCCGGGGCTATATGGTCAGAACTGCTGTAGCATTCTCGCCGGGTCATATATCCGGATACTTCAGGCGCATCGAGGGGAGAGAGATCGCGACCACAGGGAGCATCGGCGCCGGCGTTGTGATCGATGAGGGTGTGCGCTCGACGGTCGAGGAGGCGGGGGAGACGAGCGTCCGGGTGCTCCGGGATGGCTGCGTGAGCACCGGGTCGCCGCCGATCGAGTACGCCCTTGACCGGATCGGGGTGTGCGCCCGCGTCACGACAGAGTGCCGGCTTCCCATAGGCGCCGGGTTCGGGCTCTCGGCGGCGGCGCTCCTTGCGACGCTCACGGCCGCAAACAGTCTCTTTGACCTGGGGCTCTCCGCAGACGGGGTTGCGGCCGCTGCCCACGAGGCCGAGGTTGTCCAGCGCACCGGTCTTGGGGACGTTGCCGCAAGCCTCGGCGGCGGGGTCGCCTGCCGGAAAGGGCCCGGGATCACTGCAGAGGTTGCCCGTTTCTACCCGGAAGAACCCATCTACGCCATGAGTCTTGGCCCGCTCCCGACAGCCTCCGTCCTTGGATCGGCTGAGACGATGGCAAGTATCTCTGCCGCATACCCCCGGCGATGTCCGCACAACCTGATCGACTTCTACCGGCTCTCGCGGTCGTTTGCCGAGAGGAGCAGGCTCATCGCGCCGGATGTCCGCCGGGTGCTGGAGGCCTGCGACGCGGCCGGCGTCCCGGCAAGCATGACGATGCTTGGAAACGGTGTCTTTGCCAGCGGTGCTGCGGCGGAGGGGGTGCTCGCCCGGTTCGGAGAGGTCTACAAACTGGCGGTCGCACGCCGGGGCCCGTACCTGATCGAGGTGATACCGTGATACCGAAAGACCATCCACGTTACCGTTCCCTCATCGCCCGTGAACGCCTGGCCCGCTGCGCCCGCGAGGGTGTAGTCACCCTGGAGGGGCTTGCCGCCCACGGCCGCGGGGAGGCGTTTGACTACCTTATCGGCGAGAGGACAACCCCGAGCGCGGCCGTTGCCGCCAGGACTGCCGCGGCGATGCTCCTTTCCGCCCGGCACGCGGTTATATCGGTGAACGGGAACACCGCGGCTCTTGCAGCGGATGATATCGCGGCGCTCCAGAGGGTGAGCGGCGCCGATGTCGAGGTGAACCTCTTCCACAGGACAGAGGATCGGGTGGAACGGATCACCCGGCTCCTTGAATCCCACGGTGTCCGGGTTCTCAGGGGGACGGCTGAAAGACTCATACCGCTCTCCCACGACCGCGCCCTCTGCCTGCCGGGAGGGATAGGGGACGCCGATCTTCTTCTTGTGCCGCTTGAGGACGGAGACCGCTGTGCGGCGCTCCGGCGTATGGGAAAGACCGTCATAACAATCGATCTAAACCCGCTGTCCCGGACGGCCCGAACCGCGAACCTGACGATCGTCGACGAGTTGACCCGTGCCCTCCCGGGGATCACCGCGGGCTGTTCAAGCCTTGAGCCCGGGGAGGCTGAACGCCTGATAGGGTCGCTGGACAATGCCTATCTTCTTCGGGCGGCAATAGATGAGATCAGAGAGAACCTGAGTCATGCTCTGGAGTGAGGTCTACCGCCCCCGGCGGTGCGAGGATATCATAGGGCAGGATGCGGTCATCCGGCAGATGACGGCGTTTGCGGACTCCGGCAGCATACCCCACATGCTGATCTTCGGGCCGCACGGGACAGGGAAGACCACCGCCATCGGGTGTATGACAGAACGGCTCTACGGCGAGAACCGGGAGGCGAACACGACAGTTTTCAGCACGGCCGACCTCCTGGGGAAGGGGAAGAGCGTCCTTGAGTCGGATGACAGGTTCAGCCATATATACCGGAAAGACCTGAGCCTGATCGCCAACTTCAAGCGGATTGTGAAGTGGTATGCCTCGATGCGGCCGCTGGATGCCGAGTTCAAGGTGATGGTCTTTGAGGACGCCGACCACCTGACGTTTGAGGCGCAGCAGTCGCTCCGCCGGACGATGGAGCGCTACAGCGCCACATGCCGGTTTGTCTTTGTCACGGTGAGGCCGTCGGCCATCATCCCGGCAATCGCCTCGCGGTGTCTTCCGCTCTTCTTTGCCCCCCTGGATGCGGCGCTCGTCCGTGCCCGCCTTGAGGAGATACTGGCCGCGGAGGGGGCGAGCGTCCCAAAAGACGATCTCGACCTGATCGTCTATGCCGCACGCGGCGACCTGCGGCGGGCTATAACTTACCTGCAGATTGCAGCAGGGTCGGGGGAGGAGGGGTTCGACCTTGCGGAGGTTGCGCGGTCGGAGACCGGCAACATTGCCGCATCGGCGTTTGAGGCGCTCCGCGGCGGCAACCTGGAGGCGGCCCGCGGGATCGTTGAGTCGCTTTTGATCGACTACGGGCTCTCGGCGCAGGAGGTTGTCGTAGAACTCCGGGAGGTGATCCGGCGCGACTACAACCACCCGGCCCTTGTTATCGCCCTCGCCGATACGGATCTGCGGCTCACGCACAGCGCAAACGATTTTGTACAGTTAAATGCATTGCTTGCCCGGATCGCGCTGGAGGTGTCTGGTGAAGAAGGTACAGCAGCACTATGACGAGATTGCGGATGTATACGATGAGCGCTACGACGGCAGACGGGGGAGGTACTACCACGGGCACATCCGCGACCACGTGATGCGGAATCTCCCGAAGGGCGGGTTTCTGCTGGACGTCGGTTGCGGAACCGGACTCTTTGTGCAGCGCTACGTAGAGGAGGGGGGCCGTGCGGTCGGGCTCGATGTCAGCCAGGGGATGGTCCGGCACGGCCGGGGGCGCTGCCCGGACTGCGGGTTCTGTGTCGGGACGGCCGATGCGCTGCCGTTTGTGGACGGGAGTTTCGATGCCCTGGCAAGCCTGCTTGCCTTCAGTTACATCCCCGACCCGGAGGCGGCGCTCCGGGAGTGTTACCGCGTCCTCGCACCCGGCGGCCGGATAGCCGTCTGCACGCTCTCCCGGACGGTCTTTACAAGCATCGTCCCCCTCGTCTACAGGATAAGCGAGAGGATAGGTCTGAGGGGTGTGGGGATGGGCGATTTCGATGAGCACTACTACACCAACGCGGAGATGGCAAGACTCTTTCGCGATGCCGGGTTTGAGGATGTCACTATCAGCCGGTGCTCGTTTGCGCACCTGACACTCGTCGAACCGATCTTTACCCTCGCGCGGAAGGTTGAGCCATTCATCGAGAAGAGACTGCCGTACCTGGCCTACAACGTCTGTGCAAGCGGGAAAAAACCGGAGAATTAGGCCACATTTATGAAGGGGGGGCGCACTGGGTGTTTTGCCAGAGGTTAAGCCCGGAGCGGCTTTGCGTCCGCTCCCGCGGTAAACAGGCTGTTCGGCCGGCCGGCCGCCGCACCTCTCGACTGCATCGAGCCTGAGGAGCAGGCCGCCGGGATGAGATGGCGAAAGGCCCTGGTTTTTGCGTTACGGGGACGATAACGGAACGGTTATATCCTGTCTCCCTCGAACAACTCCCCTATGGAGCCGGTCGATATCGTCCTGACGAAGGAGACATTCGAGGTCCTCGCGTCCGAGACCAGGCTCACTATCTTAAAGAACCTTAACGAACGCAGGATGACGGTCACGGAGCTCGCGGACGACCTCGGCCTCGCAAAGTCCACCGTCCATCACCACCTGCAGAGGCTTGCCGACGCCGGTCTTGTCGCCGCCGGGGAGGACGGGCATGCCTGGGTGTACTACGCGCTCACGCCGGAGGGGCGGGCCCTGCTGCAGCCGCACGGCAGCGCCCGGATCCGGATTATCCTGACTGCGGGGCTCGCAAGCCTCGCCGGAGGGGTTGTTGCCGTCGCGGCCTTCCTGACGGCGCCGGTCCGGGAAGGGCCGGTGCCCCCGCTCGCAGGAGGGGGAAGTCTCCCGGTCCCGGAGGGGCCTCCTTTGGAGCTGCTCGCTGCCGGGATCGTGCTCGCGGTGATCGGGGTGATTCTCATAGCG from Methanoculleus receptaculi includes:
- a CDS encoding dihydroneopterin aldolase family protein; amino-acid sequence: MITDREKAAFEAGIKLGALYHQFVGTPISRETADSVETAIEQAVSLQPCVTDVRVRLNREMMVSNRFGYSELAGRMLDAEVTTRVGTAVCRARLHLQDDYPMMEIVETHETARDTDHR
- a CDS encoding TatD family hydrolase yields the protein MKLPAIPITDDHIHIDPLNGRGIEAAKDFRRSGGTHIFLVTKPSWSSGIEPSSGEDYREVFERTLRVADDIREVGVVVYPVLGVHPAEISRLAGRMGLEEAAGVMMAGLDLAAAYVQEGAAVALKSGRPHYEAAPEVLAASNAVLYHALELGADCGCAVQLHAESGPCIDVLPMAKRAGIPVERVVKHFATPDTPLVPSLIARHEGIPALARAGLRFSMESDYMDENARPGAVVGPKSVPRFTRRYLEEGLITEEDAWRIHAGTPSRTYGVEISLP
- a CDS encoding DUF424 domain-containing protein, with the protein product MYLKVHRIPGAGEVVAACDTDLMEVTLMHGEVEVRISGGFYGTQTATEDEVREALADADNANIIGKEVVALAVSMGLIAEKDCIMIDGVPHAQIFRI
- a CDS encoding 60S ribosomal export protein NMD3, which produces MTTAQTSICPRCGRPSEDGGVCPECRAADVRLLSCKPYVTAVYCPVCGSQKRGSTWSDLEVSREDLIAELAISAVTIHQDARDALVTIQSEDPTSNRTACTIEVEAVLYGVPVRETCRTEIRWQKESCDRCSRISGGYYAGIVQVRATDRKINAYEREVATNIAEQAEESLQQSGDRLSFISDLDDRKDGLDITVGTQHLGQEIAKQVTGALGGRFTTHPKLIGEKDGKGLYRVTYSIRLPYYQKGDVVVSKGRYYEVREIEGQRLRVFDLQNGTPLTLRTDDAERLIGNVREARSALVVFTQPGLVGLMDPETYVTREVNPVPWTTPVEGDYIRVLRDDEDDRLVIVG
- a CDS encoding class I SAM-dependent methyltransferase, producing MRVRRLPASVLPRIAGEAWVDPDRRAYLRDGVACVPVRDGCPADEDLPERSVYRGRGYHLIGDVAVVHGDAPTKEEIESIVAHRHPRGVVWVKGCTGAMRIPEAVVVYGSAGEVRHREQGCTFILDPTRVMFAQGNRVEKARIAALVRPGERIADMFAGIGYFTIPAARSGASIHAMEINPVAFDYLRRSIAANSVADRVTPMMGDCRGLLSGVYDRILMGHFEAASFLPDALAHVRPGSVIHVHSIGDATAVIRERLMEAGLSATISSRRVKKYGPHTWHMVQDVRIE
- the coaBC gene encoding bifunctional phosphopantothenoylcysteine decarboxylase/phosphopantothenate--cysteine ligase CoaBC; the protein is MKTLSGKTVVLAVTGSIAAVETVKLAHALRRRGAAVQAVMTEAARGIIHPDALTYATGRPAITRITGLVEHVLYCGEGGEADLLLVAPCTANTIGKIAAGVDDTPVTTFASTALGRGMPVVVVPAMHESIYRHPGVVENLERLRSWGIDLVEPRIEEGKAKIADTDTIVLHVERAVSGRPLAGKRVLITSGACAEPLDDVRVLTTRSTGLMGRALALEAFRLGADVAVVHAGSFPCVRNIRAATAAEMRQAVLSVCRDEGVDVYISAAAISDYAPERHEGKIRGGSPMTIRLNPLPKVIDEVMQTCRPAVTVAFKLGWDEEERARAMLDAGVRMVVLNTPATMGAAEGSFVIMTAGGSRNVTGSKEEVAGAIWSELL
- a CDS encoding pantoate kinase; this encodes MVRTAVAFSPGHISGYFRRIEGREIATTGSIGAGVVIDEGVRSTVEEAGETSVRVLRDGCVSTGSPPIEYALDRIGVCARVTTECRLPIGAGFGLSAAALLATLTAANSLFDLGLSADGVAAAAHEAEVVQRTGLGDVAASLGGGVACRKGPGITAEVARFYPEEPIYAMSLGPLPTASVLGSAETMASISAAYPRRCPHNLIDFYRLSRSFAERSRLIAPDVRRVLEACDAAGVPASMTMLGNGVFASGAAAEGVLARFGEVYKLAVARRGPYLIEVIP
- a CDS encoding 4-phosphopantoate--beta-alanine ligase; the encoded protein is MIPKDHPRYRSLIARERLARCAREGVVTLEGLAAHGRGEAFDYLIGERTTPSAAVAARTAAAMLLSARHAVISVNGNTAALAADDIAALQRVSGADVEVNLFHRTEDRVERITRLLESHGVRVLRGTAERLIPLSHDRALCLPGGIGDADLLLVPLEDGDRCAALRRMGKTVITIDLNPLSRTARTANLTIVDELTRALPGITAGCSSLEPGEAERLIGSLDNAYLLRAAIDEIRENLSHALE
- a CDS encoding AAA family ATPase gives rise to the protein MLWSEVYRPRRCEDIIGQDAVIRQMTAFADSGSIPHMLIFGPHGTGKTTAIGCMTERLYGENREANTTVFSTADLLGKGKSVLESDDRFSHIYRKDLSLIANFKRIVKWYASMRPLDAEFKVMVFEDADHLTFEAQQSLRRTMERYSATCRFVFVTVRPSAIIPAIASRCLPLFFAPLDAALVRARLEEILAAEGASVPKDDLDLIVYAARGDLRRAITYLQIAAGSGEEGFDLAEVARSETGNIAASAFEALRGGNLEAARGIVESLLIDYGLSAQEVVVELREVIRRDYNHPALVIALADTDLRLTHSANDFVQLNALLARIALEVSGEEGTAAL
- a CDS encoding class I SAM-dependent methyltransferase; this encodes MKKVQQHYDEIADVYDERYDGRRGRYYHGHIRDHVMRNLPKGGFLLDVGCGTGLFVQRYVEEGGRAVGLDVSQGMVRHGRGRCPDCGFCVGTADALPFVDGSFDALASLLAFSYIPDPEAALRECYRVLAPGGRIAVCTLSRTVFTSIVPLVYRISERIGLRGVGMGDFDEHYYTNAEMARLFRDAGFEDVTISRCSFAHLTLVEPIFTLARKVEPFIEKRLPYLAYNVCASGKKPEN
- a CDS encoding winged helix-turn-helix domain-containing protein; its protein translation is MEPVDIVLTKETFEVLASETRLTILKNLNERRMTVTELADDLGLAKSTVHHHLQRLADAGLVAAGEDGHAWVYYALTPEGRALLQPHGSARIRIILTAGLASLAGGVVAVAAFLTAPVREGPVPPLAGGGSLPVPEGPPLELLAAGIVLAVIGVILIAYACARRRGASPRTRGSRDLYR